A part of Leptolyngbya sp. CCY15150 genomic DNA contains:
- a CDS encoding saccharopine dehydrogenase NADP-binding domain-containing protein has translation MTKRVLVLGGRGRIGQAIVADLLTHTDTIIMATGRQGAVMSSDHPQRLAYQRLELNQQSALNQAIASVDLVIHCAGPFHHRDGRVLQTCIHHRVNYIDISDHRGFTERALAQHEAAQAAGVTAIVNGGIFPGISNSMVRQGIETLDQADAVHLRYVVGGSGGAGLTVLRTTFLGLQHPFLARLDGEWRSVLPYSDRQMVRFPKPFGRVGVYWYDVPETLTLAESFSLQTLTTKFGSVPDLYNYLTWMTAHGLPKSWLQHPTVIEFLTQVSYRMTQWSDRWSGVGVGIHLEIQGQVNGQPASYTATLTHPQTAIAAAAGVGCLAQYVLSQQLQQPGVYPVERILSTPAFEQAMAQRDILIQRSLPSVTPESPKDH, from the coding sequence ATGACTAAGCGTGTACTAGTATTGGGTGGTCGGGGGCGCATTGGCCAAGCAATTGTGGCGGATTTGCTCACCCATACCGATACGATCATCATGGCGACCGGGCGACAGGGTGCGGTCATGTCCTCGGATCATCCCCAGCGCTTGGCCTATCAACGTCTGGAGCTGAATCAGCAATCGGCGCTCAACCAAGCGATCGCTTCAGTGGATTTGGTGATTCACTGTGCGGGCCCCTTTCACCATCGCGATGGCCGGGTGCTGCAAACCTGCATTCATCACCGGGTGAATTATATCGACATCAGCGATCATCGTGGCTTTACAGAGCGGGCGTTGGCCCAGCATGAGGCGGCGCAGGCGGCGGGGGTAACGGCGATCGTCAATGGGGGCATCTTTCCCGGCATCTCCAACAGTATGGTGCGGCAAGGGATTGAGACCCTAGACCAGGCTGATGCGGTACATCTACGCTATGTGGTAGGTGGATCGGGAGGCGCTGGGCTGACCGTCCTGCGCACTACGTTTTTAGGTCTCCAGCATCCCTTTTTGGCGCGGCTGGATGGAGAATGGCGATCCGTCTTGCCCTACAGCGATCGCCAGATGGTGCGCTTTCCCAAACCCTTTGGCCGCGTAGGCGTCTATTGGTACGACGTCCCAGAAACTCTGACGTTGGCAGAATCCTTTTCCCTGCAAACCCTAACGACCAAATTTGGGTCGGTGCCGGATTTGTATAACTACCTAACCTGGATGACCGCCCACGGCCTGCCCAAGTCTTGGCTGCAACATCCCACCGTCATTGAGTTTTTGACCCAAGTGAGCTACCGCATGACTCAATGGAGCGATCGCTGGAGTGGTGTAGGCGTGGGCATTCATCTGGAGATCCAAGGACAGGTCAATGGACAGCCCGCGTCCTACACCGCCACGCTGACCCATCCGCAAACGGCGATCGCGGCGGCGGCAGGGGTGGGTTGTCTCGCCCAGTATGTGCTGAGCCAGCAACTGCAGCAGCCTGGGGTCTACCCGGTGGAGCGGATTCTCTCAACGCCGGCGTTTGAGCAAGCCATGGCCCAGCGCGATATCCTCATTCAGCGATCGCTGCCGTCAGTCACGCCAGAATCTCCTAAGGATCACTAA